Proteins encoded together in one uncultured Desulfosarcina sp. window:
- a CDS encoding KH domain-containing protein, translating into MKQLVEEIAKALVDLPEQVSVNEIESQQSIVIELAVAKQDLGKIIGRKGQNVQAIRTILNAASGKSKKRIILELLE; encoded by the coding sequence ATGAAGCAGTTGGTCGAGGAAATCGCAAAGGCACTTGTGGACCTTCCGGAACAGGTATCTGTCAATGAAATCGAAAGCCAGCAGAGCATCGTCATCGAACTTGCCGTGGCTAAACAGGACCTGGGAAAAATCATCGGACGCAAAGGGCAGAACGTACAGGCCATCCGAACCATTTTGAACGCCGCATCCGGCAAAAGCAAAAAACGAATTATTCTCGAATTGCTGGAATGA
- a CDS encoding thiolase family protein, which produces MLTKAFIPYKGYYSTPFCRWQGAMANENAITLGAKTAARWMAEKKWEPKSFDYLVFGNTIGQLHQFYSTPWAASLMGCGGITGLTVSQACTTGTTCIFQAATFIETGMAANAFVLTTDRTSNGPHTIWPNPNGPGGEVISENWLMDNFNSDPNVGLRMVETAENVAKEEGFTKEECDRLALRRYEQYRMALADDRAFQKRYMFGAEIQVSRKKTILVEEDEGIMPTTAEGLAKLRPLIPDGVLSFGAQTHPADGNASIVVTTRENADRLSADAAIPIQVISYGYAREKKGYMAAAPVPAARMALEKAELAIGDIKVIKTHNPFVVNDLNFAKKMGIDADGFNNYGSSMIYGHPQGSTATRLIVEGIEETVMEGGGYFLWTGCAAGDCGAAMVLKIG; this is translated from the coding sequence ATGCTGACTAAAGCCTTCATCCCCTACAAGGGCTACTACTCCACCCCCTTCTGCCGCTGGCAGGGCGCCATGGCCAACGAGAATGCGATTACGCTGGGCGCCAAGACCGCCGCCCGCTGGATGGCCGAAAAAAAATGGGAGCCGAAGAGTTTCGATTACCTGGTCTTCGGCAACACCATCGGCCAGTTGCACCAGTTCTACAGCACTCCGTGGGCGGCGTCCCTGATGGGCTGCGGCGGCATCACCGGTTTGACCGTCAGCCAGGCCTGCACGACGGGCACCACCTGCATTTTCCAGGCGGCCACTTTCATCGAAACGGGGATGGCGGCCAACGCATTTGTGCTCACCACCGATCGCACCTCCAACGGCCCCCACACCATCTGGCCCAATCCCAACGGTCCCGGCGGCGAAGTGATCAGCGAGAACTGGCTGATGGACAACTTCAATTCCGATCCCAACGTGGGCCTGCGCATGGTGGAGACGGCCGAAAACGTAGCTAAGGAAGAAGGCTTTACCAAAGAAGAATGCGACCGCCTGGCCCTACGGCGCTACGAGCAGTATCGGATGGCTTTGGCCGACGACCGGGCCTTTCAAAAGCGCTACATGTTCGGTGCCGAGATCCAGGTTTCGCGCAAGAAAACGATTCTGGTGGAAGAAGACGAGGGCATCATGCCCACCACCGCCGAGGGCCTTGCCAAACTGCGGCCCCTGATCCCCGACGGCGTCTTAAGCTTCGGCGCCCAGACCCATCCGGCCGACGGCAACGCCTCCATCGTCGTCACCACCCGGGAAAATGCCGACCGCCTGAGTGCGGATGCGGCTATCCCGATCCAGGTGATCAGCTATGGGTACGCCCGTGAAAAAAAAGGCTACATGGCGGCTGCTCCGGTGCCGGCCGCCCGAATGGCCCTGGAAAAGGCCGAATTGGCCATCGGCGACATCAAGGTGATCAAAACCCATAATCCCTTTGTGGTCAACGACCTCAACTTTGCCAAAAAGATGGGCATCGACGCCGACGGCTTCAACAACTACGGTTCGTCGATGATCTACGGCCATCCCCAGGGTTCCACGGCCACCCGTCTGATCGTCGAGGGCATCGAAGAGACCGTCATGGAAGGCGGCGGTTATTTTCTATGGACGGGCTGTGCCGCCGGCGATTGCGGCGCTGCGATGGTCCTCAAAATCGGTTGA